One genomic segment of Candidatus Cloacimonadota bacterium includes these proteins:
- a CDS encoding Rrf2 family transcriptional regulator: MNSLVNISEGAFLAFHGLAYMAQQTPQRVSVKKLAEVLQASEAHLAKVFQKLSKAELVNSVRGPAGGFTLNRAPEEINFLEILETIESKVRLNGCPFGKVNCAFKTCIFNTELNRISQEIYNTFKNMKLSEFS, translated from the coding sequence ATGAATAGTCTAGTGAATATTTCGGAAGGAGCTTTTCTGGCGTTCCATGGTTTGGCTTATATGGCACAGCAAACTCCCCAGAGGGTTAGTGTGAAAAAGCTGGCAGAAGTTCTGCAGGCTTCAGAAGCACATCTGGCCAAAGTTTTCCAAAAGCTTAGTAAAGCGGAACTGGTTAATTCTGTCAGAGGTCCGGCTGGTGGTTTTACCCTGAATCGAGCCCCGGAAGAGATAAATTTTCTGGAAATCCTGGAAACGATCGAAAGCAAAGTGCGGCTGAACGGTTGTCCATTCGGTAAAGTAAATTGTGCTTTTAAAACCTGCATTTTCAATACAGAATTGAACAGAATTTCTCAGGAAATTTATAATACTTTTAAGAATATGAAATTATCGGAGTTTAGTTAA
- a CDS encoding MMPL family transporter, producing MERMLNKLIRFPKTIIVVLLIITIAFFMVMKENSRMETDLDKYMPQNHPAFIYSDSAEEIFNIQDGIIIAIENPKGVYQTGTLQKIKDLTIKLGKMPEIDKNDVTSLYTADNIIGTEDGMDVKAFFKKVPDTESGLQEIAEKVRNNEMIFGRLVSQNETVSVIIAEIGDDVFSQEFYHQILELVHSYEGPEKLYVAGVPIVEGTMAYLGPKDMQKMVPIVMAVIILVLLIVLKSFKNMISTMLVVTFSVVWAFGLMAALHIPIYAVSTMIPVMLIAIGVADGIHLYSHLDLFLKKNPKASRREAVTDMLKNMWKPVVMTSVTTSVGFISLLTSEVFSIKYFGVFTAFGVIAAMLFSLILIPSTILVFGFPKRKRKVNSRQNPAENTLSSRFAEGVIKHKTITLFLTIIIVATSVYGITKVWINSSFLDKFEKDSDIVLTDAFINENFGGTSNLNVILEGAEDVMKSPAAMKLIDKLQDEVESRLEVVGNSFSLADYLKRMNKVMHADKQEFETIPDSKELNAQYLLLYEMSGDPENLWKVVDYDYKTVNVTIQLKSDNSKAINSAIAVVEEYSEDFEKLGITVNYAGSGYKGLVFTDLILEGQIKSLIMSLFIIIILLTLMFKNLLAGLIGSVPIVITAVIGFGVMGLLKIPLSTTTALISSIAIGIGIDYAVHFIERYKINAAATGDKLLTMQKTMHHSGRAIIFNATVVIAGFLVLLFSVFPPNRSLGALVSLNMFTSFLGTVTIMYLLLYKTNLFFRKK from the coding sequence ATGGAAAGAATGTTAAATAAGTTAATAAGATTTCCCAAAACCATTATTGTGGTATTGCTCATCATCACTATTGCCTTTTTTATGGTGATGAAAGAAAACAGCAGAATGGAAACCGACCTCGATAAATATATGCCGCAAAATCATCCGGCTTTTATCTACAGCGATTCTGCCGAGGAAATATTTAATATTCAGGACGGCATCATCATCGCCATAGAAAACCCGAAGGGAGTTTATCAGACCGGTACACTGCAAAAAATTAAAGACCTTACCATTAAACTGGGAAAGATGCCGGAAATAGATAAGAATGATGTAACATCGCTTTATACTGCTGATAATATCATTGGCACGGAAGACGGAATGGATGTGAAAGCATTTTTCAAAAAAGTTCCTGATACGGAATCAGGTTTACAGGAAATTGCTGAAAAAGTGAGAAACAATGAAATGATCTTCGGCAGACTTGTTTCGCAGAATGAAACTGTAAGTGTGATCATTGCCGAAATTGGCGATGATGTTTTCAGTCAGGAATTTTATCATCAGATCCTGGAGCTGGTGCATTCCTATGAAGGCCCCGAAAAGCTTTATGTGGCAGGTGTTCCTATCGTGGAAGGAACGATGGCGTATCTGGGTCCGAAAGATATGCAGAAGATGGTGCCGATCGTGATGGCAGTGATAATTCTGGTTCTGTTGATCGTGCTGAAAAGCTTCAAAAATATGATCTCTACAATGCTGGTGGTTACCTTCAGTGTTGTCTGGGCTTTTGGTTTGATGGCTGCTCTTCATATTCCGATTTATGCTGTTTCCACCATGATCCCGGTGATGTTGATCGCTATTGGCGTGGCAGATGGAATTCATCTCTACAGCCATCTTGATCTGTTTCTGAAAAAAAATCCGAAGGCAAGCAGACGGGAAGCTGTAACAGATATGCTGAAAAATATGTGGAAACCGGTTGTAATGACGTCTGTTACAACTTCGGTTGGTTTTATTTCGCTGCTCACATCCGAAGTTTTCTCCATCAAATATTTCGGGGTATTCACTGCTTTTGGTGTAATAGCTGCCATGCTGTTTTCACTGATCCTCATCCCATCTACCATATTGGTGTTTGGTTTTCCCAAAAGAAAACGAAAAGTCAATTCCAGACAGAATCCAGCAGAAAATACTTTATCAAGCAGATTTGCCGAAGGTGTGATCAAACATAAAACGATCACCCTGTTTCTAACGATTATCATAGTGGCTACATCTGTTTACGGCATCACCAAGGTCTGGATCAATTCCAGCTTTCTGGATAAATTTGAAAAGGACAGCGACATTGTGCTTACCGATGCTTTCATCAACGAAAACTTCGGTGGGACCAGCAATCTGAATGTAATTCTGGAAGGAGCCGAAGATGTCATGAAATCTCCCGCTGCCATGAAACTGATCGATAAGTTGCAGGACGAGGTGGAAAGCAGGTTGGAAGTTGTGGGAAATTCCTTTTCTCTGGCAGATTATTTGAAACGCATGAACAAAGTTATGCATGCCGATAAGCAGGAATTTGAAACTATCCCGGATTCCAAAGAACTAAATGCTCAATATCTTCTCCTTTATGAAATGAGCGGAGATCCGGAAAACCTCTGGAAAGTTGTGGATTATGATTATAAAACTGTAAATGTAACGATTCAATTGAAAAGCGATAACTCCAAAGCAATAAACAGCGCCATTGCAGTTGTGGAAGAATATAGTGAGGATTTTGAAAAACTGGGAATAACAGTGAATTATGCCGGCTCTGGTTATAAAGGTCTGGTTTTTACCGATCTCATTCTGGAAGGACAGATCAAAAGCCTGATCATGTCACTATTCATCATCATTATCTTGCTTACCCTTATGTTCAAGAATTTGCTGGCTGGTCTTATCGGTTCGGTGCCCATCGTCATCACAGCTGTAATCGGATTTGGCGTGATGGGACTTTTGAAAATTCCGCTCAGCACAACTACTGCCCTCATCTCCAGTATCGCAATCGGGATCGGGATAGATTATGCCGTACACTTCATTGAAAGATACAAGATCAATGCCGCAGCAACAGGTGATAAACTGCTGACCATGCAGAAAACAATGCATCATTCGGGTAGAGCAATTATCTTCAATGCGACTGTTGTAATTGCCGGATTCCTGGTATTGTTATTCTCTGTCTTCCCACCCAACAGAAGCCTGGGAGCTCTGGTTTCCCTGAATATGTTCACCAGTTTTCTGGGAACGGTAACGATTATGTATCTGCTACTTTATAAAACGAATTTATTTTTCAGGAAAAAGTAA
- a CDS encoding outer membrane lipoprotein-sorting protein — protein MFKKIKFTSLSNGKVSLILMAVLLLPAAMLAQDITGQQIIENVYNRSTGEDQEGNLTMSLINSRGEQRVREIRQFLKDYGEMEKKIMFFLAPADVRNTSFMNWSYEEEGKDDDQWIYLPALKKVKRISSDSKSDYFMGSDFTYDDLGDRHPKADKHKLLREENIDGELCLVVESIPKEEGYMYSKTITWVIKDKWIGKKKEFYDEDGDLLKILKVKEVKTIKDYFIITLSEMHNVQKDHTTRMYLQEVRLDIGIDDNNFTERMMKRGL, from the coding sequence ATGTTTAAAAAAATCAAATTCACCAGCCTTTCAAATGGAAAGGTTTCACTTATTCTGATGGCAGTTTTGCTGCTTCCTGCTGCCATGCTGGCACAGGATATTACGGGTCAGCAGATAATCGAAAATGTTTATAACCGTTCCACCGGCGAAGATCAGGAGGGTAATCTGACAATGTCGCTGATAAATTCTCGCGGCGAGCAGCGAGTTCGCGAGATCAGGCAGTTCCTGAAAGATTATGGCGAGATGGAAAAGAAGATCATGTTCTTCCTGGCTCCGGCAGATGTACGCAATACTTCTTTTATGAACTGGAGCTACGAAGAAGAAGGTAAGGATGATGATCAGTGGATTTATCTTCCTGCCTTAAAAAAAGTAAAAAGAATTTCTTCAGATAGTAAAAGTGATTATTTTATGGGATCCGACTTCACTTATGATGACCTGGGCGACCGCCATCCCAAAGCGGATAAGCATAAACTTCTGCGGGAAGAAAACATCGATGGAGAGCTGTGTTTGGTGGTGGAAAGCATTCCCAAGGAAGAAGGATATATGTATTCCAAAACAATTACCTGGGTCATCAAAGATAAATGGATCGGCAAAAAAAAGGAATTTTATGATGAGGACGGAGATCTGCTGAAAATCCTCAAAGTAAAAGAAGTTAAAACGATTAAAGATTACTTCATCATCACATTATCGGAGATGCATAATGTGCAGAAAGATCACACTACCAGAATGTATCTGCAAGAAGTGAGATTGGATATCGGCATTGATGATAATAACTTCACGGAAAGAATGATGAAAAGAGGATTGTAG
- a CDS encoding ATP-binding protein produces the protein MKVITKIHIENFRSFCGTRKDDTAEVVDVADLNIFSGANDSGKSNVLRALNLFFNNEVNRGQSFNHISDLNIQKRKSGNRVVKIQLDFDISWDNKRDKFLPSRFSISKFYDVNGFRNYWYEFKIKNISKTIRIDSRADKNRLVYHVFLPDNFEKLDDKTKSNLEERAKKREWNYRVKFSGFLNRSVSFQYVPAIKDESFFSYLYGKTILQLLSNEENSVNKLLSKKDEIENWQSFIKKKKLKPEKRKNLKDKKWRIKELNDIESRIKATSKMQSAIRSLENQINKFSDSLFSSTTFLSSEFKVGDDLRDFFENFDIGTGTNKTLSLKLRGDGIRARFIPQILDFVDSIQNDKKYFLWGFEEPENSSEYRNQKALADILKKDFSRNKQIFVTTHSEEFLSIYDGKEIENSERKANLYHVKKASSDKFSDFSVIKIFDVENQTFEFSTTKSDIEDDLGTSLIRAKYSKELKEKEKQFLKEKEVLEKQNGPILYVEGLFEECVFKKILGDNINFEIKSANSANGVAKKIIGSSFKDSRHKVLGLFDHDSAGKNAVSFIKDNRNENNLVKNEYIKPNNRLIEILQKQGIEYSIDELLPDFIWDYLYNNDFLEDANKFEIRAIPNNLSLDEYLRGKFIEDNIAIIKVSKKIKRVKKDDFRNYIIDLNETHFQEIIISLQPTLQIIKDYFS, from the coding sequence ATGAAAGTTATTACAAAAATCCACATCGAAAACTTTAGATCTTTTTGTGGAACTAGGAAAGATGATACTGCTGAAGTTGTTGATGTAGCCGATTTAAATATATTTTCTGGAGCAAATGATTCTGGTAAATCGAATGTACTAAGAGCTTTAAATCTATTTTTCAACAATGAAGTCAATAGAGGTCAATCATTCAATCATATATCTGATCTAAATATTCAAAAAAGAAAATCTGGAAATCGAGTTGTAAAAATTCAATTAGATTTTGATATTTCATGGGATAATAAAAGAGATAAATTTTTACCATCAAGATTTTCAATATCAAAATTCTATGATGTTAACGGTTTTAGAAATTATTGGTATGAATTTAAAATAAAAAATATTAGTAAAACTATTAGAATAGATTCCAGAGCTGATAAAAATAGATTAGTATATCACGTATTTTTACCTGACAATTTTGAGAAATTAGATGATAAGACTAAATCAAATCTGGAAGAAAGAGCAAAGAAAAGAGAATGGAATTATAGAGTTAAATTCTCAGGTTTTTTAAACCGATCTGTTTCATTTCAATATGTACCAGCAATAAAAGATGAATCTTTTTTTTCATACTTATATGGTAAGACTATTTTACAGTTGCTTTCTAATGAGGAGAATTCAGTTAATAAATTGTTGAGTAAAAAAGATGAAATTGAAAACTGGCAATCATTTATAAAAAAGAAAAAACTAAAACCTGAAAAAAGAAAAAATTTGAAAGACAAAAAATGGCGTATAAAAGAACTCAATGATATTGAATCTCGAATAAAAGCAACTTCAAAGATGCAATCAGCAATAAGATCTCTTGAAAACCAAATAAACAAATTTTCAGATTCACTTTTTTCATCTACTACATTTTTATCATCAGAATTCAAAGTAGGTGACGATCTAAGAGATTTTTTTGAGAATTTTGATATTGGAACAGGTACAAATAAAACCCTTTCTTTGAAACTAAGAGGTGATGGTATTAGAGCTCGATTTATTCCCCAAATTTTGGATTTTGTTGATTCAATACAGAATGATAAAAAATATTTTTTATGGGGATTTGAAGAGCCTGAAAATTCATCTGAGTATAGAAATCAAAAAGCTTTAGCTGATATCCTTAAAAAAGATTTTTCAAGAAATAAGCAAATCTTTGTAACTACTCATTCAGAAGAGTTTCTATCCATTTACGATGGAAAAGAAATTGAAAACAGTGAAAGGAAAGCAAACTTGTACCACGTTAAGAAAGCATCCAGTGATAAATTTTCGGATTTTTCAGTTATTAAGATTTTTGATGTTGAAAATCAGACTTTCGAATTTAGCACAACAAAATCAGATATAGAAGATGACTTAGGAACATCACTAATACGTGCAAAATATTCAAAAGAACTAAAAGAAAAAGAAAAACAATTTTTGAAAGAAAAAGAGGTTTTAGAAAAACAAAATGGACCAATATTATATGTTGAAGGTTTATTTGAAGAGTGTGTATTTAAAAAAATATTAGGTGATAACATAAATTTTGAGATTAAATCTGCCAATAGTGCAAATGGTGTTGCAAAAAAAATTATTGGTAGTTCATTTAAGGATTCAAGACATAAAGTCTTAGGTCTATTTGATCACGACAGTGCTGGAAAAAATGCTGTTTCTTTTATTAAAGATAATCGTAATGAAAATAATTTAGTTAAAAATGAATATATAAAACCTAACAATAGATTGATTGAAATTCTTCAAAAACAAGGAATAGAATATTCGATTGACGAATTACTTCCAGATTTTATTTGGGATTATTTGTATAATAATGACTTTTTAGAAGATGCTAACAAATTTGAAATTAGAGCTATTCCAAATAATTTATCTTTAGATGAATATTTGAGAGGAAAGTTCATTGAAGACAATATTGCTATAATAAAGGTTTCAAAGAAAATAAAAAGAGTTAAAAAGGATGATTTCAGAAATTACATTATTGATTTAAATGAAACCCATTTTCAAGAAATAATTATTTCTTTACAACCCACTTTACAGATAATAAAAGATTATTTTTCATAA
- the hcp gene encoding hydroxylamine reductase — protein MSMFCYQCQEALGNKGCTVNGVCGKPADVANLQDLLIYALKGLVIFRSTASLEVRKQYADTCNELDDFIVGMLFSTITNANFDRDFFVKAIKETIKMRDMGKEKVAEMGIKDIKFADHDAASFTITDENVDAKAQQVGVLQTDNEDIRSLRELLTYGLKGIAAYAHHARQLGKEIKEIVMFTEKALIATLDDGLSADDLVKLVLECGKVAVDTMAVLDAANTETYGNPEITEVNIGVRNNPAILISGHDLKDMEELLKQTEGTGVDVYTHSEMLPANYYPAFKKYEHFVGNYGNAWWKQDKEFASFNGPILMTTNCITPVKDSYKDRIFTTGMAGYPGVPHIARPEKGEAKDFSEIIELAKTCDPPIEIETGKIVGGFAHNQVIALADKVVDAVKSGAIKRFIVMAGCDGRHKTRDYFTEVAEELPQDTVILTAGCAKYRYNKLDLGDIGGIPRVLDAGQCNDSYSLAVIALKLKEVFGLDDINDLPISFDIAWYEQKAVTVLLALLYLGVKGIRLGPTLPAFLSPNVAKVLVENFDIKPIGEVQADVAAMTAGK, from the coding sequence ATGAGTATGTTTTGTTATCAATGTCAGGAAGCTCTGGGCAACAAAGGCTGCACCGTGAATGGAGTTTGCGGTAAACCAGCTGATGTGGCAAATTTGCAGGATCTTTTGATCTATGCTTTGAAAGGACTGGTGATTTTCCGTTCCACAGCCAGCCTGGAAGTACGAAAACAATATGCCGATACCTGCAATGAACTGGATGATTTTATCGTGGGAATGCTGTTTTCCACCATCACGAATGCCAATTTTGATCGGGATTTTTTCGTGAAGGCCATCAAGGAAACCATCAAAATGCGGGATATGGGCAAAGAAAAAGTTGCCGAAATGGGAATAAAGGACATCAAGTTTGCCGATCATGATGCTGCCAGTTTTACGATCACAGATGAAAACGTCGATGCCAAAGCCCAGCAGGTGGGCGTGTTGCAAACCGACAACGAAGATATCCGCTCCCTGCGTGAACTGCTGACTTATGGTTTAAAAGGAATCGCTGCTTATGCTCATCATGCCAGGCAATTGGGCAAGGAGATCAAGGAAATTGTGATGTTCACAGAAAAAGCGCTCATCGCCACGCTGGATGATGGACTTTCTGCCGATGATCTGGTGAAACTTGTGCTGGAATGCGGAAAAGTTGCCGTGGATACAATGGCTGTTCTGGATGCTGCAAATACCGAAACTTACGGCAATCCTGAAATTACAGAAGTTAATATTGGTGTTCGCAATAATCCGGCTATTCTCATTTCAGGCCACGATCTGAAAGATATGGAAGAACTGCTGAAGCAGACCGAAGGTACGGGCGTGGACGTTTATACCCACAGTGAAATGCTGCCGGCTAATTATTATCCAGCCTTTAAAAAGTATGAACATTTTGTAGGAAACTATGGAAATGCCTGGTGGAAGCAGGATAAGGAATTTGCCAGCTTCAACGGACCCATTCTGATGACCACGAACTGCATCACTCCCGTTAAAGATTCTTACAAAGACAGGATTTTTACCACCGGTATGGCTGGCTATCCCGGTGTGCCACACATTGCCAGACCAGAAAAAGGCGAAGCCAAGGATTTTAGTGAAATCATTGAACTGGCAAAAACCTGCGATCCGCCAATTGAGATTGAAACCGGAAAGATAGTGGGCGGATTTGCTCATAATCAAGTAATTGCATTGGCAGATAAAGTGGTGGATGCCGTCAAATCCGGTGCTATCAAACGTTTCATCGTGATGGCAGGCTGCGATGGGCGTCACAAAACCCGTGATTATTTCACGGAAGTAGCCGAAGAATTGCCGCAAGATACGGTTATTCTTACTGCCGGTTGCGCCAAATATCGTTACAACAAACTTGATCTGGGCGACATTGGTGGCATTCCCCGTGTGCTGGATGCCGGTCAATGCAACGATAGTTATTCGCTGGCTGTAATAGCTTTAAAATTGAAGGAAGTTTTTGGCCTGGATGACATCAATGATCTGCCGATCTCTTTCGATATTGCCTGGTATGAGCAGAAAGCTGTAACAGTGCTACTGGCTCTACTTTATCTCGGTGTGAAAGGAATTCGTCTGGGCCCGACTCTGCCGGCTTTCTTATCTCCAAACGTGGCCAAAGTTCTGGTGGAAAACTTCGATATTAAACCGATCGGAGAGGTGCAAGCCGATGTGGCAGCGATGACGGCTGGGAAGTAG
- a CDS encoding cupin domain-containing protein codes for MKIRNFQNLEQSKNPHGIQSFKLYDKDHAIIMHLLLKAGESLKPHITPVDVAFYVLEGKPAIMVGDEKVQVKKDDIIESPKDIIHCIYNESDTDVRVLVMKMPKPATKTVMV; via the coding sequence ATGAAGATTAGGAATTTTCAAAATTTAGAACAAAGCAAAAATCCGCATGGAATTCAATCTTTCAAGCTTTACGACAAAGATCATGCGATTATCATGCATCTGCTGCTGAAAGCGGGAGAGAGCCTGAAGCCGCATATCACGCCCGTTGATGTAGCTTTTTATGTATTAGAAGGCAAACCCGCGATCATGGTGGGAGATGAAAAAGTTCAGGTTAAAAAAGATGATATCATTGAAAGCCCAAAAGATATTATACATTGCATTTACAATGAATCTGATACTGATGTGAGAGTGCTGGTAATGAAAATGCCGAAACCGGCTACAAAAACGGTGATGGTGTAA
- a CDS encoding anaerobic nitric oxide reductase flavorubredoxin, giving the protein MSFNVKNNIYWVGKIDWELRKFHGEEYSTHKGSTYNSYLIREEKNVLIDTVWQPFAKEFVENLKKEIDLKKIDFIIANHAEIDHSGALPELMKEIPDTPIYCTKNALDSIKGHYHQDWNFKVVKTGDALEIGNGKKLIFVEAPMLHWPDSMFEYLTEDNVLFSNDAFGQHYASEFMFNDLVDQDELWRECIKYYANILTPFSKFVIKKIQQFLELKLPLDMICTSHGVIWRDNPAQIVEKYLAWADAYQEDQVTIVYDTMWNGTRIMAETIAAGIKNADPAINIKLFNVAHSDKNDVITEIFRSKLVLLGSPTINKGILTSIAALLEEVKGLSFTGKKAAAFGTYGWSGESPKLLSEKLAEADFEIIAEPLKAKWNPDEQAKKECFEFGKNIISKI; this is encoded by the coding sequence ATGAGTTTTAATGTGAAGAACAACATTTACTGGGTAGGTAAAATTGACTGGGAATTGAGAAAATTTCATGGCGAGGAATATTCCACACATAAGGGATCTACTTACAATTCCTATCTGATCCGAGAAGAAAAGAATGTATTGATCGACACAGTGTGGCAGCCTTTTGCTAAAGAATTCGTGGAAAATCTGAAAAAAGAGATCGATCTGAAAAAAATCGATTTCATCATCGCCAATCATGCCGAGATAGATCACAGCGGTGCCTTGCCTGAACTGATGAAAGAAATACCAGACACACCAATTTACTGCACCAAAAATGCACTCGATTCGATCAAAGGACATTATCATCAGGACTGGAATTTTAAAGTCGTGAAAACAGGTGATGCTCTGGAAATCGGCAACGGCAAAAAACTGATCTTTGTAGAAGCTCCCATGCTGCACTGGCCAGACAGTATGTTTGAATATTTGACTGAGGATAATGTGCTGTTCAGCAACGATGCTTTTGGCCAGCATTATGCCAGCGAATTCATGTTCAACGATCTGGTCGATCAGGATGAATTATGGCGGGAATGCATCAAATATTACGCAAATATTCTAACCCCTTTCAGTAAATTTGTCATAAAAAAAATCCAGCAATTCCTGGAACTGAAATTACCTCTGGATATGATCTGTACCAGTCATGGCGTTATCTGGAGAGACAATCCGGCTCAAATCGTTGAAAAATATCTGGCTTGGGCTGATGCCTATCAGGAAGATCAGGTGACAATAGTTTACGACACCATGTGGAATGGCACCAGAATAATGGCTGAAACAATAGCAGCCGGTATCAAAAATGCCGATCCTGCGATCAATATTAAGCTCTTCAACGTGGCGCATTCCGACAAGAATGATGTCATCACGGAAATCTTCAGATCCAAGCTGGTTCTACTGGGCTCGCCCACGATCAACAAAGGAATTCTTACCAGTATCGCAGCTCTTCTGGAAGAGGTCAAAGGCCTGAGTTTCACTGGCAAAAAAGCTGCTGCCTTTGGAACTTATGGCTGGAGTGGTGAATCGCCCAAACTGCTTTCAGAAAAACTGGCAGAAGCTGATTTTGAGATCATTGCAGAGCCGCTGAAAGCAAAATGGAATCCCGATGAACAGGCAAAAAAAGAGTGTTTTGAATTTGGAAAAAATATAATAAGTAAAATTTAA
- a CDS encoding TetR/AcrR family transcriptional regulator, which produces MFSERQQQIIETAIKIIAVNGVQNLTTKKLAQEMGLTEPALYRHFDSKLHIMEAIIKYFQNQMQPALQKLQGNSNSIKKIENFIFEHLNIINQNPHYARVIFSEANFQFDESLLIKMKSMMNQSRKMLEDIIQDGQDTNELRSDITSLSISRLVIGSMRLLITQWSMSGMIFNLEAEGRQLCEDIKKIISVG; this is translated from the coding sequence ATGTTCAGTGAAAGACAACAGCAGATCATCGAAACAGCGATCAAAATAATCGCTGTTAATGGAGTGCAAAATCTTACCACCAAAAAACTGGCGCAGGAAATGGGACTTACAGAACCTGCTCTCTATCGTCATTTCGACAGCAAACTGCATATCATGGAAGCGATCATCAAATATTTTCAAAATCAGATGCAGCCTGCTTTGCAGAAACTGCAAGGTAATTCAAATTCAATTAAGAAAATTGAAAATTTTATTTTCGAGCATTTAAACATCATCAATCAAAATCCGCATTATGCCAGAGTCATCTTTTCGGAAGCGAATTTTCAATTTGATGAAAGCCTGCTTATCAAGATGAAAAGCATGATGAATCAATCCCGAAAGATGCTGGAAGATATCATTCAAGATGGACAGGATACTAATGAGCTTCGATCTGACATAACATCTTTAAGTATCAGCAGATTAGTGATTGGGTCAATGAGATTGCTGATAACACAGTGGAGCATGTCCGGCATGATCTTCAACCTGGAAGCAGAAGGCAGACAGCTTTGTGAAGATATTAAAAAGATTATCAGTGTAGGTTGA
- a CDS encoding DUF1016 N-terminal domain-containing protein: MSEKLQSNKFLLIEIKGLIEESRRQLAIEVNTAMSLLYWNIGNRIHHEILKNNRAGYGDRIVKTLSAQLTAEYGRGFSEKNLRRMIQFAAVFPEEEKVVSLIRQLSWTHILALKPIDDLLKRTFYIEMCKLEKLHRAIAIAHNRLSEDSREN, translated from the coding sequence ATGAGTGAAAAACTGCAATCCAATAAATTTTTACTAATTGAGATCAAAGGACTTATCGAGGAAAGCAGGCGGCAGTTAGCCATCGAAGTCAATACTGCTATGTCACTACTTTATTGGAATATCGGCAATCGCATACATCATGAAATTCTAAAGAATAATCGGGCAGGTTACGGCGACAGGATAGTAAAGACGTTGTCTGCACAGCTAACAGCAGAATACGGACGAGGTTTTTCCGAAAAGAATCTCAGACGAATGATCCAGTTTGCAGCAGTTTTTCCGGAAGAAGAGAAAGTCGTATCGCTGATACGACAATTGAGCTGGACTCACATTCTGGCTCTCAAACCCATTGATGATCTATTGAAGCGCACATTTTACATCGAAATGTGTAAATTGGAAAAATTGCACAGAGCTATTGCAATTGCGCACAATCGCTTATCTGAAGATAGCAGGGAAAATTAA
- a CDS encoding 4Fe-4S binding protein, which translates to MKRQIIEIDEKKCNGCGLCIPGCPEGALQIIDGKVRLVSDLFCDGLGACLGECPEGAINTIEREAEAYDEARVMEENIIPKGKNTIKAHLKHLKDHGETEYFEQAVAILMKKGLPIPKVDEDACPSGGCPGTAAQAIQREEKPQENHNVQLKSELRQWPVQLHLVNPNAPYLKNADLLIAADCVPFAYPNFHQRFMKGKIVINLCPKLDKDIDKYIDKLAEIFINQDIKSLTIVRMEVPCCGGTEWIVQKAMEKAGKIIMPRVNVVSIQGEII; encoded by the coding sequence ATGAAGCGACAAATAATAGAGATCGATGAAAAAAAATGTAACGGTTGCGGGTTGTGCATTCCCGGCTGCCCGGAAGGAGCCTTGCAGATCATCGACGGTAAAGTAAGACTTGTAAGTGATCTGTTTTGTGATGGTTTGGGAGCTTGTTTGGGAGAATGTCCCGAAGGTGCTATCAATACAATTGAGCGAGAAGCAGAAGCTTATGATGAAGCAAGGGTGATGGAAGAAAACATCATTCCCAAAGGAAAGAATACTATCAAAGCTCATCTGAAGCATTTGAAAGATCATGGCGAGACTGAATATTTTGAACAAGCTGTGGCAATCCTGATGAAGAAAGGTCTTCCGATCCCAAAAGTAGATGAGGATGCCTGTCCCAGCGGTGGATGTCCGGGAACTGCTGCGCAGGCGATCCAACGAGAAGAAAAACCACAAGAAAATCATAATGTTCAATTAAAATCAGAACTGCGTCAATGGCCGGTACAGCTGCATTTAGTGAATCCCAATGCACCATATTTGAAAAATGCTGACCTGCTTATTGCAGCCGATTGTGTACCATTTGCCTATCCCAATTTCCATCAAAGATTCATGAAAGGCAAAATTGTGATAAATTTATGTCCAAAGCTTGATAAGGATATTGATAAATATATAGATAAACTGGCTGAGATCTTCATTAATCAGGATATCAAATCTCTCACTATCGTGCGCATGGAAGTTCCCTGCTGCGGCGGCACTGAATGGATCGTGCAGAAAGCGATGGAGAAAGCAGGAAAGATTATCATGCCGCGTGTGAATGTCGTATCGATTCAGGGTGAGATTATTTAA